In the genome of Burkholderia sp. PAMC 26561, one region contains:
- a CDS encoding ParB/RepB/Spo0J family partition protein translates to MNPETRQIITVPIDSITILNPRARSKVKHQEIIDSIAAVGLKRPITVSLRSTDDGYSTYNLVCGQGRIEALRLLGYLEAPAFIVEGDEQGCLVRSLVENVARRNHSAAELLAAVQTLRQAGCSDKDLAIKVGVSVNYLQDLLVLVESGEERLLAAVENGTIPLRLAIHISKASDLDVQRALADAYADGTLKGRQIVVVQRLVQRRACAGPGRSKHGSSSVESKALTPERLRRMYIKEAGKQRLLVKKAELVQTRLLFIVAALKDLLSNRDFVALLASKGLTTIPRALQERLGREMS, encoded by the coding sequence GTGAACCCGGAAACGCGGCAAATAATTACCGTCCCGATTGACAGCATTACGATTCTCAATCCGCGAGCTCGAAGCAAGGTCAAGCACCAGGAAATCATAGACAGCATTGCGGCTGTCGGATTGAAGCGACCCATTACGGTCAGCTTGCGTTCAACCGACGACGGGTACAGCACGTACAACCTCGTGTGTGGGCAGGGACGTATTGAGGCGCTCCGGCTGCTTGGTTATTTGGAGGCGCCAGCGTTTATCGTTGAAGGCGATGAACAAGGATGCCTGGTGCGCAGCCTTGTAGAAAATGTCGCGAGACGCAATCACTCGGCTGCCGAACTTCTCGCCGCCGTTCAGACGCTACGCCAAGCGGGGTGTTCAGACAAAGATCTCGCAATCAAGGTCGGCGTTTCGGTGAATTACCTTCAGGACTTGCTCGTGCTTGTCGAGTCCGGGGAAGAGCGCCTGCTGGCAGCGGTTGAGAACGGTACGATCCCGCTGCGGCTTGCCATTCACATCTCAAAAGCCTCGGATTTGGACGTGCAACGCGCGTTAGCCGATGCCTATGCCGATGGGACGCTCAAGGGTCGGCAGATCGTAGTGGTGCAGCGCCTTGTTCAGCGCCGGGCCTGCGCCGGTCCCGGACGATCCAAGCACGGGTCTAGCTCGGTTGAGTCTAAAGCACTGACGCCTGAACGCCTACGAAGAATGTATATCAAGGAGGCCGGGAAGCAACGGCTGCTTGTTAAGAAAGCTGAACTTGTTCAAACGCGTCTGTTATTCATTGTCGCAGCTTTAAAGGATCTCCTCTCGAACAGGGATTTCGTTGCGCTTCTCGCTAGCAAGGGGCTAACGACGATTCCGCGCGCATTGCAGGAACGGCTCGGTCGGGAGATGTCATGA
- a CDS encoding plasmid partitioning protein RepB C-terminal domain-containing protein, with the protein MNPYQNPTGVGVKTAFACSAVTLKLKSLRIAKPLPQQALVSRKFFQVLASIAAVGLVEPVVVTAAGEPSNLYRVLDGRLRLEALRRLDMEEALCLITTDDEAYTYNKHVSHLSQAQDARMIAKALAHGVSREHLATVLGIGPGTVRQKQMLLTGICREAQALLADKTCPGATFAALKAMRPTRQIEAAELMCGQGNFASSFAKAILAATPPELLELHRPGKRKVTNDLSAQLARLEKELAILQAQVSVTEEGYGIDHLHLSVATSYIASLMREEAVSSWLTRVYPEYSVHFQSVVNEVEVTNGPRKAVKLPFLRMHATDVV; encoded by the coding sequence ATGAACCCATATCAAAACCCGACCGGCGTTGGGGTTAAAACGGCGTTCGCGTGCAGTGCCGTGACACTTAAGCTTAAGTCCCTTCGAATCGCCAAGCCGTTGCCGCAGCAGGCATTGGTCAGTAGGAAGTTTTTTCAGGTACTCGCTTCTATCGCCGCCGTCGGCTTGGTTGAACCGGTCGTCGTCACGGCAGCGGGCGAGCCGTCTAATTTGTATAGAGTTCTCGATGGCCGGCTTCGGCTTGAAGCCTTACGGCGACTCGATATGGAAGAAGCACTTTGCCTCATCACGACTGATGACGAGGCGTACACCTACAACAAGCACGTCAGTCATCTTTCTCAGGCTCAAGATGCCCGGATGATTGCGAAAGCGCTCGCACACGGCGTGTCACGTGAGCACCTTGCAACCGTTCTGGGTATTGGACCGGGGACAGTGCGCCAGAAGCAAATGTTGTTGACTGGGATCTGTCGAGAAGCACAAGCGCTTCTTGCCGATAAGACTTGTCCAGGTGCCACTTTTGCGGCGCTTAAGGCGATGCGTCCGACCCGTCAGATTGAAGCCGCGGAACTGATGTGCGGGCAGGGCAACTTCGCATCCTCCTTTGCGAAAGCAATCTTGGCAGCGACGCCCCCCGAATTGCTTGAGCTGCATCGCCCCGGGAAACGAAAAGTCACGAATGATCTATCCGCGCAACTTGCGCGACTCGAAAAAGAGCTCGCCATCCTCCAAGCTCAGGTCAGCGTTACCGAAGAAGGATATGGAATCGATCATCTTCATCTTTCAGTGGCTACGAGCTACATTGCAAGCCTCATGCGGGAGGAAGCAGTGTCGTCTTGGTTAACACGGGTTTATCCCGAATATTCGGTTCACTTCCAATCGGTCGTGAACGAAGTCGAAGTGACAAACGGGCCGCGGAAAGCGGTCAAGTTACCGTTTCTACGCATGCACGCAACGGATGTGGTGTGA
- a CDS encoding IS3 family transposase (programmed frameshift) codes for MNAKQTYSVEFREQALAKVLQRGNRSVGTVAAELNMNVLTLRKWIRVSNAANRNPGPVDARRPEDWSLEERLLALQQSHGLSDEALSAWCRERGLFVHHLDQWRAQFCSAGTASSARANAPELRELKQANAQLQRELKRKEKALAEAAALLILFKKVPGAVRGRGRMSSPEERATLQELIGKATTAGARQARACAVLGLSARTVQRWQGGGPEAVDGRALRHHDAVHKLSTDERAELLAVANSVEFAHLPPSQIVPRLADQGRYIASESTFYRVLREEKQLAHRRSEQPARARSKPRAVCADEPNQLFSWDITYLPTTVRGQYFYLYLFMDVFSRMVVGWQVYAEESSAQASELLKDLCAREAIKPGQVILHSDNGGPMKGATMLATLQALGVMPSLSRPGVSNDNPFSESLFKTLKYRPAYPLQAFDTLFAARAWVTVLVRWYNHEHRHSAIRFVTPAQRHANLDQQILDRRAMLYEAAKQRNPLRWKGPTRNWKRVKTVHLNPDQIDNFEPIKRDHRQEQKAA; via the exons GTGAATGCCAAACAGACGTATTCTGTCGAATTCAGGGAGCAGGCGCTGGCAAAGGTCCTGCAACGCGGCAACCGGTCCGTAGGAACGGTTGCCGCGGAACTGAACATGAACGTATTAACTTTGAGGAAGTGGATCCGCGTGTCTAACGCCGCAAACCGCAACCCGGGGCCAGTCGATGCACGACGCCCGGAAGATTGGTCCTTGGAAGAGCGCCTGCTGGCATTGCAGCAGAGCCATGGACTGAGCGACGAGGCACTAAGCGCGTGGTGCCGTGAACGTGGCTTGTTTGTTCATCATCTGGACCAGTGGCGCGCCCAGTTTTGCTCGGCCGGCACCGCGAGCAGCGCACGTGCAAACGCTCCAGAACTGCGCGAGCTGAAACAGGCCAATGCGCAGCTGCAGCGCGAATTGAAACGCAAGGAAAAGGCTTTAGCGGAGGCGGCCGCGTTGCTGATACTTT TCAAAAAAGTACCAGGCGCTGTTCGGGGACGAGGACGAATGAGCTCCCCCGAAGAGCGTGCGACATTGCAGGAGCTGATCGGCAAGGCGACTACAGCCGGGGCTCGTCAGGCACGCGCATGTGCTGTGCTCGGGCTAAGCGCGCGCACCGTGCAGCGCTGGCAAGGCGGCGGTCCTGAAGCAGTGGATGGGCGCGCCTTACGCCATCATGATGCTGTTCACAAGCTGTCGACCGATGAGCGCGCTGAACTGCTGGCGGTGGCCAACTCTGTCGAATTCGCTCATCTGCCACCGAGCCAAATCGTCCCTCGATTGGCCGACCAGGGCCGCTACATCGCCTCAGAATCGACGTTCTACCGGGTGCTGCGTGAAGAGAAACAGCTTGCTCATCGGCGCAGTGAACAACCAGCGCGCGCCCGCAGCAAGCCTCGCGCAGTTTGTGCCGACGAGCCCAATCAATTGTTCAGCTGGGATATCACTTACCTGCCGACGACAGTTCGCGGGCAGTATTTCTATCTCTATCTGTTCATGGACGTATTCAGTCGGATGGTCGTCGGCTGGCAGGTCTACGCTGAAGAGAGCAGCGCCCAGGCCAGCGAGCTTCTGAAGGACCTATGTGCACGTGAAGCGATCAAACCGGGTCAGGTGATTTTGCATTCGGATAACGGCGGCCCAATGAAGGGTGCCACGATGCTCGCCACCCTGCAGGCTCTGGGTGTCATGCCGTCATTGAGTCGACCGGGCGTGAGCAACGACAACCCGTTCTCGGAATCGTTGTTCAAAACACTGAAGTATCGGCCGGCCTATCCTCTGCAGGCGTTCGACACTCTATTTGCCGCGCGCGCTTGGGTCACCGTGTTGGTGCGCTGGTATAACCACGAACATCGTCACAGCGCGATCCGTTTCGTCACGCCTGCCCAACGGCACGCCAACCTCGACCAGCAGATCCTCGATCGCCGCGCGATGCTCTACGAGGCGGCAAAGCAGCGCAACCCGCTACGATGGAAAGGCCCCACTCGAAACTGGAAGCGCGTAAAAACGGTCCATCTGAATCCCGATCAGATAGACAACTTCGAACCCATCAAACGCGACCACCGACAGGAGCAAAAAGCCGCCTAA
- a CDS encoding SET domain-containing protein has product MARGDYLLEYKGEVLSEREANRRFARSEAEAGHTFFFGIGDGRVIDGAVAGNSARWINHSCAPNCEAEQDNDRVYIRAIKKIEVGDEIFIDYRLDAGSRPSKALKATYACRCGAKKCRSTMLYVK; this is encoded by the coding sequence ATGGCGCGTGGCGACTATTTGCTTGAATACAAAGGCGAGGTACTGTCTGAACGCGAAGCAAATCGACGGTTTGCCCGATCAGAAGCGGAGGCGGGGCACACTTTCTTTTTCGGGATCGGCGATGGCCGCGTGATCGACGGTGCTGTTGCCGGCAACTCCGCGCGCTGGATTAATCACAGCTGCGCACCGAACTGCGAGGCCGAGCAGGACAACGATCGCGTCTATATCCGTGCGATCAAAAAGATCGAAGTCGGCGACGAAATTTTCATCGATTATCGTCTGGATGCTGGAAGCCGACCCAGCAAAGCGCTAAAAGCGACCTACGCATGCCGATGCGGTGCGAAGAAGTGCCGTTCCACAATGCTGTATGTAAAGTGA
- a CDS encoding methyl-accepting chemotaxis protein has translation MKNFSIRTRLAVTMVFLGLLLSLATGFGLYGMGTINASAQDVSHNSLPSVNALGKAEVMMARARLVLDRIALDPAAPNIASLQHRAQSFLDDSDGMYKQYDVLARGADEDKLAEAAKLSRTQLRKVVESFNTAAASGDQAAIRHIAMETLPAAYNVMADASTKLKDFQITDASEQGVVNVDTYRKQQVIGVLVLVIGITGAFAGWFYLKRAIMRPLGEALDHFQHISDGDLTRTIVVRANDEMGQLLRGVAAMQEKLAVTVGSVRISSESIASASKQIAAGNTDLSARTEEQAASLEETAASMEELTSTVKQNSDNARQASGLADNARSVAQQGSDVVKQVVETMAGIDESSGKIADIIGIIEGIAFQTNILALNAAVEAARAGEQGRGFAVVASEVRSLAQRSSTAAKEIKGLIEASGDRVQTGNALVARAGDTMDKLGTAIQRVNDIMGEIASASQEQSRGIEQVNQAITQMDEVTQQNAALVEQAAAAAGSLEDQAEQLRETVAIFRTGTNGALLSTTL, from the coding sequence ATGAAAAATTTTTCGATTCGAACGCGTCTCGCCGTGACGATGGTGTTTCTTGGGTTATTGCTTTCTTTAGCAACCGGATTCGGCCTGTACGGCATGGGAACAATCAACGCGTCTGCGCAGGATGTCAGCCACAACAGCCTCCCGTCCGTGAACGCTCTCGGCAAAGCCGAGGTCATGATGGCTCGCGCCCGGCTGGTGCTGGATCGAATCGCCCTGGATCCTGCCGCGCCGAATATCGCAAGTCTGCAGCACCGAGCACAGAGCTTTCTTGATGATTCGGATGGTATGTATAAGCAGTACGATGTGCTCGCTCGCGGCGCAGATGAAGACAAACTAGCAGAGGCTGCAAAGCTGTCTCGAACCCAACTGCGCAAGGTAGTCGAGTCCTTCAACACTGCCGCCGCGAGCGGCGACCAAGCCGCGATCCGTCATATCGCGATGGAGACGTTGCCGGCTGCGTACAACGTCATGGCGGATGCTTCGACTAAGCTTAAAGATTTCCAGATCACAGACGCTAGTGAACAAGGCGTTGTAAACGTTGACACCTATCGCAAGCAACAAGTGATTGGCGTTCTCGTGCTGGTAATTGGAATCACGGGAGCGTTTGCTGGCTGGTTTTATTTGAAGCGGGCAATCATGCGGCCGCTTGGAGAAGCCCTTGATCATTTCCAGCACATCTCTGATGGCGACCTGACGCGCACGATTGTAGTTCGCGCAAATGATGAGATGGGACAATTGCTGCGCGGCGTCGCCGCCATGCAAGAGAAACTGGCGGTGACGGTCGGAAGCGTGCGCATCAGCAGCGAATCAATTGCGAGCGCATCTAAGCAGATCGCTGCGGGCAATACCGACCTCTCCGCCCGTACTGAAGAGCAAGCCGCATCGCTTGAGGAGACCGCAGCAAGCATGGAGGAGCTCACGTCTACCGTCAAACAGAATTCGGACAATGCCCGGCAGGCAAGTGGGCTCGCCGACAACGCTCGAAGTGTTGCCCAGCAGGGCAGCGACGTTGTCAAGCAGGTAGTCGAGACGATGGCGGGAATCGATGAAAGCTCCGGGAAGATAGCCGATATCATCGGCATCATTGAAGGGATCGCATTTCAGACTAATATTCTCGCGCTCAATGCCGCTGTGGAAGCTGCTCGCGCAGGTGAGCAGGGTAGGGGGTTTGCCGTGGTGGCATCGGAGGTACGAAGCCTCGCCCAGCGATCGTCGACAGCGGCTAAGGAGATTAAAGGCTTAATAGAAGCGTCCGGCGACCGGGTGCAAACGGGCAACGCGCTCGTTGCACGCGCCGGTGACACGATGGATAAGCTGGGTACGGCGATTCAGCGAGTAAATGACATCATGGGCGAGATCGCGTCTGCCTCCCAAGAGCAAAGCCGAGGTATCGAACAGGTGAACCAAGCCATCACGCAGATGGACGAGGTCACTCAGCAAAATGCGGCTCTGGTCGAGCAGGCAGCGGCGGCGGCGGGTTCCCTTGAGGACCAAGCGGAGCAACTACGTGAAACGGTTGCGATCTTTCGAACTGGCACCAATGGTGCTTTGTTGTCGACAACGCTATAA